One stretch of Cellulomonas wangsupingiae DNA includes these proteins:
- the gltB gene encoding glutamate synthase large subunit translates to MSTSPVSPGAAAAPSRHALYDPAAEHDACGFAFVATLRGTPGRDIVDAGLTALLNLDHRGAVGAEEDSGDGAGILTQIPDAFLRDVVDADLPAAGYYAIGMAFLPVDEAECARAVAAVESVAAEEKLEVLAWREVVVTADLVGPTARASMPVFRQLVVADPSRELSGIALDRRAYRLRKRAEREHGVYFASLSARTITYKGMLTTGQLEPFFADLSDPRYATEIALVHSRFSTNTFPSWPLAQPFRMVAHNGEINTVRGNRNWMAAREGMLSSELLGDLAPLLPVCTPGGSDSGSFDEVLELLHLSGRSLPHAVMMMIPEPWENHAQMDPSTRAFFEYHSTLMEPWDGPAAMTFTDGTVIGAVQDRNGLRPGRYWVTEDGLVVCASEAGVLDLDPATIVAKGRLEPGLFFLVDIAQGRIVADVEVMAQLAAQRPYAQWVQENAVRLSQLPDREHVAHSAASVRRRQRAFGYTEEELKILLAPMAAAGAEPLGAMGSDTPVAVLSKRPRLLFDYFTQMFAQVTNPPLDAIREELVTSIGGAIGPEPNLLADGPEHARKIMLPFPVIDNDQLAKIVHVAKEPSLGFRATTIRGLYRVDGGGAALEKRLEEIFAEVDRAVADGVSFLVLSDRNSDADLAPIPSLLLLSAVHHHTLRRHTRTQISLVVEAGDVREVHHVALLIGYGAAAVNPYLAMETVEHQARSGYLTDVTPEKAVANLIKALGKGVLKVMSKMGISTIASYRGAQVFEAIGLSHALVDRYFTGTTSRLGGIGLDVIAAEVAARHADAYPASGNRQAHQRLAVGGEYQWRRGGEEHLFDPETVFRLQHSTRTRQMDVFREYTHRVDEQSERLMTLRGLLRFKDGVRPPVPIDEVEPVSEIVKRFNTGAMSYGSISAEAHETLAIAMNRLGGKSNTGEGGEDPERLHDPERRSAIKQIASGRFGVTSEYLTNADDIQIKLAQGAKPGEGGQLPGHKVYPWVAKTRHSTPGVGLISPPPHHDIYSIEDLAQLIHDAKNANPSARIHTKLVSEFGVGTVAAGVAKAHSDVVLISGHDGGTGASPLTSLKHAGTPWEIGLAETQQTLVLNDLRDRVVVQVDGQLKTGRDVVVGALLGAEEFGFATAPLVVSGCVMMRVCHLDTCPVGVATQNPELRARFTGKPEFVVTFFEFIAQEVREHLAALGFRSIQEAVGRVELLDTRRAVDHWKAEGLDLSPVLAVPAPKPGSALHHVRSQDHGLERALDNQLIALAADALERAEPVRISLPVRNVNRTVGTMLGHEVTKRYAGAGLPDDTIDVTLTGSAGQSFGAFLPKGITLRLFGDANDYVGKGLSGGRLVVRPDRSSVLASQHNVIAGNVIGYGATSGQIFLRGLVGERFGVRNSGATLVVEGVGDHACEYMTGGTVLVLGPTGRNLGAGMSGGTAYVLDLSPALVNVDAVRSGELALDPLDDEDFAVVEGLLRTYAEETGSRVAAQLLEDPAATRARFTRLLPTEYARIRRALARAEADGLDPSAPGVWDQILEVARG, encoded by the coding sequence ATGTCGACGTCGCCCGTGAGCCCCGGCGCCGCCGCGGCGCCATCCCGGCACGCTCTGTACGACCCGGCAGCCGAGCACGACGCCTGCGGCTTCGCGTTCGTCGCCACGCTGCGGGGCACGCCCGGCCGCGACATCGTGGACGCCGGCCTGACGGCCCTGCTCAACCTGGACCACCGCGGCGCGGTGGGCGCGGAGGAGGACAGCGGCGACGGTGCCGGCATCCTCACGCAGATCCCCGACGCCTTCCTGCGCGACGTCGTCGACGCCGATCTCCCGGCGGCGGGGTACTACGCCATCGGCATGGCGTTCCTGCCCGTCGACGAGGCGGAGTGCGCGCGCGCCGTGGCCGCGGTGGAGTCCGTCGCGGCCGAGGAGAAGCTCGAGGTCCTCGCGTGGCGCGAGGTCGTCGTCACGGCCGACCTCGTGGGGCCGACCGCGCGCGCCTCGATGCCGGTGTTCCGTCAGCTCGTCGTCGCCGACCCGTCGCGGGAGCTGTCCGGCATCGCGCTGGACCGCCGCGCGTACCGGCTGCGCAAGCGTGCCGAGCGGGAGCACGGCGTGTACTTCGCGTCGCTGTCCGCGCGCACGATCACGTACAAGGGCATGCTCACGACGGGCCAGCTCGAGCCGTTCTTCGCCGACCTGTCCGACCCGCGCTACGCGACCGAGATCGCGCTCGTGCACTCCCGCTTCTCCACGAACACGTTCCCCTCGTGGCCGCTGGCCCAGCCGTTCCGCATGGTCGCGCACAACGGCGAGATCAACACCGTGCGCGGCAACCGCAACTGGATGGCGGCGCGCGAGGGCATGCTCTCCTCGGAGCTGCTGGGCGACCTGGCGCCGCTCCTGCCCGTGTGCACGCCGGGAGGGTCGGACTCCGGCAGCTTCGACGAGGTCCTCGAGCTGCTGCACCTGTCCGGCCGCTCGCTGCCGCACGCGGTGATGATGATGATCCCGGAGCCGTGGGAGAACCACGCGCAGATGGACCCGTCGACGCGTGCGTTCTTCGAGTACCACTCGACCCTCATGGAGCCGTGGGACGGCCCGGCGGCGATGACGTTCACCGACGGCACCGTCATCGGCGCGGTGCAGGACCGCAACGGGCTGCGCCCGGGCCGGTACTGGGTGACCGAGGACGGCCTGGTCGTGTGCGCGTCCGAGGCCGGTGTGCTCGACCTCGACCCAGCCACGATCGTCGCGAAGGGCCGCCTCGAGCCGGGGCTGTTCTTCCTCGTCGACATCGCCCAGGGCCGCATCGTCGCCGATGTCGAGGTCATGGCCCAGCTCGCGGCGCAGCGCCCCTACGCCCAGTGGGTGCAGGAGAACGCCGTCCGGCTCTCGCAGCTGCCCGACCGTGAGCACGTGGCGCACTCCGCCGCCTCCGTGCGACGTCGGCAGCGGGCGTTCGGGTACACCGAGGAGGAGCTCAAGATCCTCCTCGCGCCGATGGCCGCGGCCGGCGCCGAGCCGCTGGGCGCGATGGGGTCCGACACGCCCGTCGCGGTGCTCTCGAAGCGTCCCCGGCTGCTGTTCGACTACTTCACGCAGATGTTCGCGCAGGTCACGAACCCGCCGCTCGACGCGATCCGTGAGGAGCTGGTCACCTCGATCGGCGGGGCGATCGGCCCGGAGCCGAACCTGCTGGCCGACGGCCCCGAGCACGCGCGCAAGATCATGCTGCCGTTCCCGGTCATCGACAACGACCAGCTCGCCAAGATCGTGCACGTCGCCAAGGAGCCGTCGCTCGGCTTCCGGGCGACGACGATCCGCGGTCTGTACCGGGTCGACGGGGGCGGGGCCGCGCTCGAGAAGCGGCTGGAGGAGATCTTCGCCGAGGTCGACCGCGCGGTCGCCGACGGCGTCAGCTTCCTCGTGCTGTCCGACCGCAACTCCGACGCCGACCTGGCCCCGATCCCGTCGCTGCTGCTGCTGTCGGCCGTCCACCACCACACGCTGCGTCGGCACACCCGCACGCAGATCTCGCTGGTGGTCGAGGCGGGCGACGTGCGCGAGGTGCACCACGTCGCGCTGCTCATCGGCTACGGCGCGGCGGCCGTCAACCCGTACCTCGCGATGGAGACGGTCGAGCACCAGGCGCGCAGCGGCTACCTCACGGACGTCACGCCGGAGAAGGCGGTCGCGAACCTCATCAAGGCGCTGGGCAAGGGCGTCCTGAAGGTGATGTCGAAGATGGGCATCTCGACGATCGCGTCGTACCGCGGTGCCCAGGTCTTCGAGGCGATCGGCCTGTCGCACGCGCTGGTCGACCGTTACTTCACCGGCACGACGAGCCGGCTGGGGGGCATCGGCCTCGACGTCATCGCCGCCGAGGTCGCGGCGCGGCACGCCGACGCCTACCCGGCGAGCGGCAACCGCCAGGCGCACCAGCGGCTCGCGGTCGGCGGCGAGTACCAGTGGCGTCGCGGCGGCGAGGAGCACCTGTTCGACCCGGAGACGGTCTTCCGGCTGCAGCACTCGACGCGCACGCGGCAGATGGACGTGTTCCGCGAGTACACGCACCGCGTCGACGAGCAGTCCGAGCGGCTGATGACGCTGCGCGGCCTGCTGCGGTTCAAGGACGGCGTCCGCCCGCCCGTGCCGATCGACGAGGTCGAGCCCGTCAGCGAGATCGTCAAGCGGTTCAACACCGGCGCCATGTCCTACGGGTCGATCTCGGCGGAGGCGCACGAGACGCTCGCGATCGCGATGAACCGGCTCGGCGGCAAGTCGAACACCGGTGAGGGCGGCGAGGACCCCGAGCGCCTGCACGACCCCGAGCGGCGCTCGGCGATCAAGCAGATCGCGTCGGGCCGCTTCGGTGTCACCAGCGAGTACCTCACCAACGCCGACGACATCCAGATCAAGCTCGCGCAGGGCGCCAAGCCCGGCGAGGGCGGTCAGCTGCCCGGGCACAAGGTCTACCCGTGGGTGGCGAAGACCCGTCACTCGACCCCCGGCGTCGGTCTGATCTCGCCGCCGCCGCACCACGACATCTACTCGATCGAGGACCTCGCGCAGCTCATCCACGACGCGAAGAACGCGAACCCGTCCGCGCGCATCCACACCAAGCTCGTCAGCGAGTTCGGTGTGGGGACGGTGGCGGCGGGCGTCGCCAAGGCGCACTCCGACGTCGTGCTCATCTCGGGTCACGACGGCGGGACGGGTGCGAGCCCGCTGACGTCGCTGAAGCACGCGGGCACGCCGTGGGAGATCGGCCTGGCCGAGACCCAGCAGACGCTCGTGCTCAACGACCTGCGCGACCGCGTCGTGGTGCAGGTGGACGGGCAGCTCAAGACGGGCCGAGACGTCGTCGTCGGTGCGCTGCTGGGCGCCGAGGAGTTCGGCTTCGCGACCGCGCCGCTCGTCGTCTCGGGCTGCGTCATGATGCGCGTCTGCCACCTCGACACGTGCCCCGTCGGTGTCGCCACCCAGAACCCCGAGCTCCGCGCACGCTTCACCGGCAAGCCGGAGTTCGTCGTGACGTTCTTCGAGTTCATCGCCCAGGAGGTGCGCGAGCACCTCGCCGCCCTCGGCTTCCGCTCGATCCAGGAGGCCGTCGGGCGGGTCGAGCTGCTCGACACGCGTCGTGCCGTCGACCACTGGAAGGCGGAGGGCCTCGACCTGTCGCCCGTGCTGGCGGTCCCGGCACCCAAGCCGGGCTCCGCGCTGCACCACGTGCGGTCCCAGGACCACGGCCTCGAGCGCGCGCTGGACAACCAGCTCATCGCGCTCGCGGCCGACGCCCTCGAGCGGGCCGAGCCGGTGCGCATCTCCCTGCCCGTGCGCAACGTCAACCGGACGGTCGGCACGATGCTGGGCCACGAGGTGACCAAGCGGTACGCCGGGGCGGGCCTGCCCGACGACACGATCGACGTCACGCTCACCGGCTCCGCCGGGCAGTCGTTCGGCGCGTTCCTGCCGAAGGGCATCACGCTGCGGCTGTTCGGCGACGCGAACGACTACGTCGGCAAGGGCCTGTCGGGTGGCCGCCTGGTCGTGCGGCCCGACCGCAGCTCCGTCCTGGCCAGCCAGCACAACGTCATCGCCGGCAACGTCATCGGGTACGGCGCGACGAGCGGGCAGATCTTCCTGCGCGGGCTCGTGGGGGAGCGGTTCGGCGTGCGCAACTCCGGCGCGACGCTCGTCGTGGAGGGCGTGGGCGACCACGCGTGCGAGTACATGACCGGCGGCACCGTCCTGGTGCTCGGCCCCACGGGCCGCAACCTGGGCGCCGGCATGTCCGGCGGCACGGCGTACGTGCTCGACCTGTCCCCGGCACTGGTGAACGTCGACGCCGTCAGGTCGGGCGAGCTCGCGCTCGACCCGCTCGACGACGAGGACTTCGCCGTCGTCGAAGGGCTCCTGCGGACGTACGCCGAGGAGACCGGCTCGCGGGTCGCGGCACAGCTCCTGGAGGACCCCGCAGCGACCCGTGCGCGGTTCACGCGGCTCCTGCCGACCGAGTACGCCCGCATCCGACGCGCCCTCGCCCGGGCGGAGGCCGACGGCCTCGACCCCAGCGCCCCCGGTGTGTGGGACCAGATCCTGGAGGTGGCTCGTGGCTGA
- the lgt gene encoding prolipoprotein diacylglyceryl transferase — protein sequence MNGLLPLALPSPSQGVWYLGPFPLRAYAFAILLGIVAATLITQRRWKDRGGDPEAVLDVAYWAVPFGIVGGRIYHVISSPDAYFGPGGDPWKALAIWEGGLGIWGAVAFGAVGAWIGCRRHGLRLAPFADALAPGLLVAQGIGRLGNWFNQELFGAPTTLPWGLRIDDAHLPSGYDPGTLFHPTFLYEMLWNFAAAALLIYLDRRLRLGHGRVFWLYVVLYTVGRLWIELLRIDPAETVLGLRLNVWTSILVGAGALVAFVVVGRRHPGRDATLLLTPPTTQDDEADTPDRTR from the coding sequence GTGAACGGGCTGCTGCCGCTCGCGCTGCCCAGCCCGTCGCAGGGCGTGTGGTACCTCGGCCCGTTCCCGCTGCGGGCGTACGCGTTCGCGATCCTCCTCGGCATCGTCGCCGCGACGCTCATCACCCAGCGCCGCTGGAAGGACCGCGGCGGCGACCCGGAGGCGGTGCTCGACGTCGCGTACTGGGCCGTCCCGTTCGGCATCGTCGGGGGACGGATCTACCACGTCATCAGCTCGCCCGACGCGTACTTCGGCCCCGGGGGAGACCCTTGGAAGGCGTTGGCCATCTGGGAGGGCGGGCTGGGCATCTGGGGAGCCGTGGCGTTCGGCGCCGTCGGTGCCTGGATCGGCTGCCGGCGGCACGGGCTGCGCCTCGCGCCGTTCGCCGACGCACTGGCACCGGGCCTGCTCGTCGCACAGGGGATCGGACGGCTCGGCAACTGGTTCAACCAGGAGCTGTTCGGGGCGCCCACGACGCTGCCGTGGGGTCTGCGCATCGACGACGCGCACCTGCCGTCCGGCTACGACCCCGGCACGCTGTTCCACCCGACGTTCCTGTACGAGATGCTGTGGAACTTCGCCGCGGCGGCGCTGCTGATCTACCTGGACCGCCGACTGCGGCTGGGCCACGGGCGGGTCTTCTGGCTGTACGTCGTGCTGTACACCGTGGGACGCCTGTGGATCGAGCTCCTGCGCATCGACCCCGCCGAGACGGTCCTGGGCCTGCGGCTCAACGTCTGGACGTCGATCCTGGTCGGTGCCGGGGCGCTGGTAGCGTTCGTGGTGGTCGGGCGTCGGCATCCCGGACGTGATGCGACCCTCCTGCTGACACCCCCCACCACGCAGGACGACGAGGCGGACACGCCCGACCGCACCCGGTGA
- the trpA gene encoding tryptophan synthase subunit alpha, with translation MTDVRSVTGARIDELARGPEARAALIGYLPVGFPSVPGSVQAVRTMVDAGVDVVELGMPYTDPVMDGPVIQAAANRALANGTRVRDSLRVVEEIAATGTPVLVMTYWNLVLRYGVDAYARDLAAAGGAGLITPDLVPDEAAQWIAAADAHGLDRVFLVAPSSTPERLASTVAASRGFVYAASTMGVTGERATVGERAEQLVADTRAAGAARVCVGVGVSLPEQAAEVATYADGVIVGSALVRALLDAPDEAAGLDRLAEVVHGLAEGVRSVRRPR, from the coding sequence ATGACGGACGTGCGGTCGGTGACGGGCGCGCGGATCGACGAGCTCGCCCGGGGCCCCGAGGCGCGTGCCGCGCTCATCGGGTACCTGCCCGTCGGGTTCCCCTCGGTGCCGGGCTCGGTGCAGGCCGTGCGGACGATGGTGGACGCGGGCGTCGACGTCGTCGAGCTCGGGATGCCCTACACCGACCCGGTCATGGACGGCCCCGTCATCCAGGCGGCCGCCAACCGGGCGCTGGCGAACGGCACACGCGTGCGCGACTCGCTGCGCGTCGTGGAGGAGATCGCGGCCACGGGCACGCCCGTGCTCGTCATGACGTACTGGAACCTGGTGCTGCGCTACGGCGTCGACGCCTACGCCCGTGACCTGGCCGCGGCCGGCGGCGCGGGGCTCATCACGCCCGACCTCGTCCCGGACGAGGCAGCGCAGTGGATCGCCGCCGCCGACGCCCACGGGCTGGACCGCGTGTTCCTCGTGGCGCCGAGCTCGACGCCCGAGCGGCTGGCCTCGACGGTCGCGGCCAGCCGGGGGTTCGTCTACGCGGCGTCGACGATGGGCGTCACCGGCGAGCGGGCCACGGTGGGGGAGCGTGCGGAGCAGCTCGTCGCCGACACGCGCGCCGCCGGTGCGGCCCGCGTGTGCGTCGGGGTGGGGGTCTCCCTGCCCGAGCAGGCCGCGGAGGTCGCCACGTACGCCGACGGCGTGATCGTCGGGTCCGCGCTCGTGCGCGCGCTGCTCGACGCACCGGACGAGGCGGCGGGCCTGGACAGGCTCGCGGAGGTCGTGCACGGGCTGGCCGAGGGAGTGCGATCGGTGCGGCGTCCGCGGTGA
- the trpB gene encoding tryptophan synthase subunit beta, with product MRDVLLGGGPLGTHEGPYFGDFGGRFVPEALIAALDELETEYRKALADPAFSDELGRLHRTYTGRPSPLTEVPRFARHVGDGVRVFLKREDLNHTGSHKINNVLGQALLVKRMGKRRVIAETGAGQHGVATATAAALLDLECTVYMGEEDTQRQALNVARMELLGATVVPVTIGSRTLKDAINEALRDWVANVESTHYLLGTVTGPHPFPEMVRDFHKVIGDEARAQLFDETGRLPDAVAACVGGGSNAMGIFNAFLDDPDVRLFGFEAGGAGIASGRHAARFSGGAPGVLHGAHSYLLQDEDGQTLPSHSVSAGLDYPSVGPEHAWLHDTGRAEYRPVTDDEAMEAFRLLCRTEGIIPAIESAHALAGVMRLGDEARAWATDGREPLILVNLSGRGDKDVATAAAWFGLIEPEPVVKADEGEQL from the coding sequence ATGAGGGACGTGCTGCTCGGTGGCGGCCCGCTCGGGACGCACGAGGGCCCGTACTTCGGGGACTTCGGCGGCCGGTTCGTGCCGGAGGCGCTCATCGCGGCGCTCGACGAGCTCGAGACCGAGTACCGCAAGGCCCTGGCCGACCCCGCCTTCTCCGACGAGCTGGGACGGCTGCACCGGACGTACACGGGGCGGCCGAGCCCTCTGACGGAGGTGCCGCGGTTCGCGCGCCACGTGGGCGACGGCGTGCGCGTGTTCCTCAAGCGCGAGGACCTCAACCACACGGGGTCGCACAAGATCAACAACGTGCTGGGCCAGGCGCTGCTGGTCAAGCGCATGGGCAAGCGACGGGTGATCGCCGAGACGGGCGCCGGCCAGCACGGCGTGGCGACCGCGACGGCCGCCGCCCTGCTGGACCTGGAGTGCACCGTCTACATGGGCGAGGAGGACACCCAGCGCCAGGCGCTGAACGTCGCCCGGATGGAGCTCCTCGGCGCGACGGTCGTGCCCGTCACGATCGGCTCGCGCACCCTCAAGGACGCGATCAACGAGGCGCTGCGCGACTGGGTCGCCAACGTCGAGTCGACGCACTACCTGCTGGGGACCGTCACGGGACCGCACCCGTTCCCCGAGATGGTGCGCGACTTCCACAAGGTCATCGGCGACGAGGCCCGGGCGCAGCTGTTCGACGAGACGGGTCGCCTCCCGGACGCGGTCGCGGCGTGCGTGGGTGGCGGGTCCAACGCGATGGGCATCTTCAACGCGTTCCTCGATGACCCCGACGTGCGGCTGTTCGGCTTCGAGGCCGGGGGCGCGGGCATCGCGTCGGGCCGTCACGCCGCCCGGTTCTCCGGCGGCGCGCCCGGTGTGCTGCACGGTGCGCACAGCTACCTGCTGCAGGACGAGGACGGGCAGACGCTGCCGAGCCACTCGGTCTCGGCAGGGCTGGACTACCCCAGCGTGGGGCCGGAGCACGCGTGGCTGCACGACACGGGCCGCGCGGAGTACCGGCCCGTGACGGACGACGAGGCCATGGAGGCGTTCCGCCTGCTGTGCCGCACCGAGGGCATCATCCCGGCGATCGAGTCGGCGCACGCCCTGGCGGGCGTCATGCGCCTGGGGGACGAGGCGCGTGCGTGGGCGACGGACGGGCGCGAGCCGCTGATCCTCGTCAACCTGTCCGGTCGCGGGGACAAGGACGTCGCCACGGCGGCGGCCTGGTTCGGCCTGATCGAGCCGGAACCCGTGGTGAAGGCCGACGAGGGAGAGCAGCTGTGA
- the trpC gene encoding indole-3-glycerol phosphate synthase TrpC — protein sequence MTVLDDIVAGVRLDLAAREATTPLGELKQQAARRESALQCVSRLKVADAVTVIAEVKRSSPSKGALAAISDPAALAAEYEKGGAVAISVLTEQRRFNGSLEDLDAVRARVDVPVLRKDFVVSPYQVWEARAHGADLVLLIVAALEQTVLESLVERVHSLGMTALVEVHDTEEVARAVDAGARVIGVNARDLRSLEVDRTTFSRVAPAIPSHVVKIAESGVRGPHDVMDYARAGADAVLVGEALVTDDAPRQSVADLVAAGAHPALRAVRQ from the coding sequence ATGACCGTGCTGGACGACATCGTCGCGGGGGTCAGGCTCGACCTCGCCGCACGCGAGGCGACGACGCCTCTCGGCGAGCTCAAGCAGCAGGCGGCACGCCGCGAGTCGGCGCTGCAGTGCGTCTCGCGACTCAAGGTCGCGGACGCCGTGACCGTGATCGCGGAGGTGAAGCGCTCGAGCCCGAGCAAGGGTGCGCTGGCCGCGATCTCCGACCCGGCCGCCCTGGCGGCCGAGTACGAGAAGGGCGGTGCCGTCGCGATCTCGGTGCTCACCGAGCAGCGGCGGTTCAACGGCTCGCTCGAGGACCTGGACGCCGTGCGTGCCCGCGTCGACGTGCCGGTGCTGCGCAAGGACTTCGTGGTCTCGCCGTACCAGGTGTGGGAGGCGCGCGCGCACGGGGCGGACCTCGTCCTGCTCATCGTCGCCGCGCTCGAGCAGACGGTGCTGGAGTCGCTGGTCGAGCGCGTCCACTCGCTCGGCATGACGGCGCTGGTCGAGGTCCACGACACCGAGGAGGTCGCGCGGGCGGTCGACGCCGGCGCACGGGTCATCGGGGTCAACGCGCGTGACCTGCGTTCCCTCGAGGTCGACCGGACCACGTTCTCCCGCGTGGCGCCCGCGATCCCGTCCCACGTCGTGAAGATCGCGGAGTCCGGCGTGCGCGGGCCGCACGACGTCATGGACTACGCGCGTGCCGGTGCGGACGCGGTCCTCGTCGGCGAGGCGCTGGTGACCGACGACGCCCCACGGCAGTCCGTCGCCGACCTCGTCGCCGCGGGCGCGCACCCGGCGCTGCGGGCGGTGCGGCAGTGA
- a CDS encoding DUF4190 domain-containing protein, whose translation MTQSHDPQPGPVYGQEGAYAPHDAPPPPGTGGGPVPPPVGPADGRASGTYPPAGYPPAGYPPAGYPPPGAGPYMPRNDLAVWSLVLGLLGVLGCVFFTGIPAVVVGANARKAVAAGQADNEGMATAGIVLGWVATGLGVLVVALFLMALVPLFLVGLTVPFMSSVP comes from the coding sequence ATGACCCAGTCCCACGACCCGCAGCCCGGGCCCGTCTACGGCCAGGAGGGTGCCTACGCGCCGCACGACGCGCCGCCGCCGCCCGGCACGGGCGGCGGTCCCGTCCCGCCGCCGGTGGGCCCGGCCGACGGCCGGGCGTCGGGCACGTACCCGCCTGCGGGCTACCCGCCTGCCGGCTACCCGCCTGCGGGGTATCCGCCGCCCGGGGCGGGCCCGTACATGCCCCGGAACGACCTCGCCGTGTGGTCGCTCGTGCTGGGTCTGCTCGGCGTGCTCGGCTGCGTCTTCTTCACGGGCATCCCGGCCGTCGTCGTCGGCGCCAACGCGCGCAAGGCGGTGGCGGCGGGGCAGGCGGACAACGAGGGGATGGCCACGGCGGGCATCGTGCTCGGCTGGGTGGCCACCGGGCTGGGGGTGCTGGTCGTCGCGCTGTTCCTGATGGCGCTGGTGCCGCTCTTCCTGGTCGGGCTCACCGTGCCGTTCATGAGCTCGGTCCCCTGA
- a CDS encoding DUF2752 domain-containing protein: MTLSGAAGTAPTSHPVRRGAVPFAVGAVAAAGAALLALRSPYESLSYGICPSVLFLGVACPGCGGLRATHDLVTGDLAGAWQANPLWTVLAPVLVATWVVWTARRLRGGPALVLPSWVPWALLVAVVGFAVLRNVPVLTPYLGPAPLP; this comes from the coding sequence GTGACCCTCTCGGGTGCCGCCGGCACCGCACCCACGTCGCACCCCGTGCGGCGGGGTGCGGTGCCGTTCGCCGTCGGGGCCGTGGCCGCCGCCGGTGCGGCGCTGCTGGCCCTGCGCTCGCCCTACGAGTCGCTCAGCTACGGGATCTGCCCGTCGGTGCTGTTCCTCGGGGTGGCCTGTCCCGGCTGCGGCGGCCTGCGGGCCACCCACGACCTGGTGACGGGCGACCTGGCCGGCGCCTGGCAGGCCAACCCGCTGTGGACGGTCCTGGCGCCCGTGCTCGTGGCGACCTGGGTCGTCTGGACCGCCAGGCGGCTGCGCGGCGGTCCCGCGCTCGTGCTGCCGTCCTGGGTGCCGTGGGCGCTCCTCGTCGCCGTGGTGGGGTTCGCGGTGCTGCGCAACGTGCCGGTGCTGACGCCCTACCTGGGGCCGGCACCCCTGCCGTGA
- a CDS encoding DUF4190 domain-containing protein codes for MTTPNEPRDPYVPDDQPGAGSGAPDPASQPPTPAAGDVPPYPAGTSPDVPGAGQPPAYGQPPAYGQPPAYGQGQPPAYGQGQPPAYGQAPAYGQGPAYGQEAAGYGAAGYGAPQSTARNSLGVWSLVLGIVSVLLCCLVVGIVPGAVGVWLGIKGRAAAARGEATNGGLALAGIIISILGILIGLYFLVSFAVAFAQYGGWDGFWTYVQDEVERQQQLQVP; via the coding sequence ATGACGACGCCCAACGAGCCGCGTGACCCGTACGTGCCCGACGACCAGCCGGGTGCCGGGTCCGGGGCCCCCGACCCGGCGTCGCAGCCGCCCACACCGGCGGCCGGTGACGTCCCGCCGTACCCGGCGGGGACCAGCCCGGACGTGCCGGGCGCGGGTCAGCCGCCCGCGTACGGCCAGCCGCCGGCGTACGGCCAGCCGCCCGCGTACGGCCAGGGTCAGCCGCCGGCCTACGGCCAGGGTCAGCCGCCGGCCTACGGCCAGGCACCCGCCTACGGCCAGGGCCCGGCCTACGGCCAGGAGGCCGCTGGGTACGGCGCGGCCGGGTACGGCGCGCCGCAGTCCACGGCGCGCAACTCGCTCGGCGTCTGGTCCCTCGTGCTCGGCATCGTGTCGGTGCTGCTGTGCTGCCTGGTCGTCGGCATCGTCCCCGGCGCCGTCGGCGTCTGGCTCGGCATCAAGGGCCGCGCCGCGGCCGCGCGCGGCGAGGCCACCAACGGCGGCCTCGCGCTCGCCGGCATCATCATCAGCATCCTCGGCATTCTCATCGGCCTGTACTTCCTCGTGAGCTTCGCGGTCGCCTTCGCGCAGTACGGCGGCTGGGACGGCTTCTGGACGTACGTCCAGGACGAAGTGGAGCGTCAGCAGCAGCTGCAGGTCCCGTGA
- a CDS encoding HGxxPAAW family protein, translating into MADHSLAHRAQTPTRTETVHLPPTTPPTNHGRTLAAWTTTWSVVLGAVVAALGVTFTLAWLFWVGMAVIAAGLVLGKVLQLLGHGQGGAATLARAQRRGSH; encoded by the coding sequence ATGGCCGATCATTCGCTGGCCCACCGAGCCCAGACCCCGACCCGTACCGAGACGGTGCACCTGCCGCCGACGACGCCGCCGACGAACCACGGACGCACCCTTGCCGCGTGGACGACCACGTGGTCGGTCGTGCTGGGGGCCGTCGTGGCCGCCCTGGGCGTGACGTTCACGCTCGCCTGGCTCTTCTGGGTCGGGATGGCGGTCATCGCGGCCGGCCTGGTCCTCGGCAAGGTCCTGCAGCTGCTGGGGCACGGCCAGGGCGGCGCTGCGACGCTCGCCCGCGCCCAGCGTCGCGGGAGCCACTGA